Genomic segment of Streptomyces alboniger:
CCAGGGCGTCGAGACGACGCTCCAGCTCGATGACCAGGGCCTCACCGGTCTTGCCCTGCGTCTTGGCGGCACGCTCGTAGGCGCGGACGAGCTGGCGCTCGGACACGTCGTACTGCGCGCGCAGACGCTGCTTCTCGAGCAGACGGACCTTGTAGTCCGAGTTCTGCTTGCGCCCACGGCCGTGCTCGCCCGGCGGGTAGGGGCGGGCCTCGAAGTACTTGACGGCCTTCGGGGTCAGCGCGATGCCAAGAGCACGCGACTTCTTGACCTTGGGGCGGGACTGGTTCGGCATGAACCAACCTCTCTGTTCTTAAGTGAATTCGGCTTCACCAGTGGTTAGGGGAGGTCGCATCCGCAGCCTGGGAAACCTCATGGGCCGTGGACTCGTAAGTCGTGGCCCGCGAGGCAGCCGCTCCCTGGTCTGGGCACTATGTGCAGCACGCGAGTGGCCCACCGACCGATTCCCGGGGCTCCGGGGTGGTGGTGGGCTGCCCGCGACACCTTCGACGGTGCGCGACGCTCCTGGATCCCCTCTGCCTTGCGGCGCGGGGGTTCCGGCTGGATGTCCCGTTCTGGTGGTGCCGGTACGAGACCGGGCACGGGACGCAGCACTTCGGGCCAGTGTACCGGGTGCGGCGGGGTGCCTCAGCCGGAGCCCGGTCCGGCCGACCTAGCTCTCGGGCTGCTCCCCCTTGAGCCGGGCGCGGACCCGCTCGACCACGTCCGCGTACCGCGCCTCGGCGCCGTATCGCGTGGGCTGGTAGTAGCGCTTTCCCTCGATGGTGTCCGGGGCGTACTGCTGGGCCGCGATGCCGCCGGGGACGTCGTGCGGGTACACGTACCCCTGGGCGTGGCCGAGCTTGGCCGCTCCCTTGTAGTGACCGTCGCGCAGGTGGGGCGGGACGGGTCCGGCGAGGCCGCCGCGGATGTCCGCCTGGGCCTGCTGGATCGCGATCGTCGCCGCGTTCGACTTCGGGGCCAGGGCGAGGGCGATCGTGGCGTGGCTGAGGGTGAGCGCGGCCTCCGGGAAGCCGATCATGGCGACGGCCTGCGCGGCGGCGACCGCCGTGGGCAGGGCCGTCGGATCGGCGAGGCCGATGTCCTCGCTGGCGGAGATCATCAGGCGGCGCGCGATGAAGCGGGGGTCCTCGCCCGCCTCGATCATGCGGGCCAGGTAGTGCAGGGCCGCGTCCACGTCCGAACCGCGGATGGACTTGATGAGGGCGCTCGCCACGTCGTAGTGCTGGTCGCCGTCGCGGTCGTACTTCACCGCGGCCCGGTCGACCGACTCCTCCAGGGTCTGGAGGGTGATCTCCTTCTCGCCCTTGGCGAGGGCCGAGCCCGCGCCCGCCTCCAGGGCGGTGAGCGCACGCCGGGCGTCGCCGCCGGCGATCCGCAGCAGGTGCTCCTCGGCCTCCGCGGGCAGCTCGACCGCGCCGCCGAGCCCCCGCTCGTCGCTGACGGCCCGGCGCAGCAG
This window contains:
- a CDS encoding replication-associated recombination protein A, whose protein sequence is MEPDLFTAAAEDRQEKDPSSSPLAVRMRPRTLDEVVGQQHLLKPGSPLRRLVGEGGGGPAGPSSVFLWGPPGIGKTTLAYVVSKATNKRFVELSAITAGVKEVRAVIDGARRAMGGHGKETVLFLDEIHRFSKAQQDSLLPAVENRWVTLIAATTENPYFSIISPLLSRSLLLTLEPLTDDDLRGLLRRAVSDERGLGGAVELPAEAEEHLLRIAGGDARRALTALEAGAGSALAKGEKEITLQTLEESVDRAAVKYDRDGDQHYDVASALIKSIRGSDVDAALHYLARMIEAGEDPRFIARRLMISASEDIGLADPTALPTAVAAAQAVAMIGFPEAALTLSHATIALALAPKSNAATIAIQQAQADIRGGLAGPVPPHLRDGHYKGAAKLGHAQGYVYPHDVPGGIAAQQYAPDTIEGKRYYQPTRYGAEARYADVVERVRARLKGEQPES